TAGCATAAATTTCCAACATTTCGGGTTCAGAACACCAATTCTCCAATATCTGTGAAGGAAGTTCGATCATATCTCTCGGCATATCGCCACTAATACGGCTATACGGACTGTAAGAGAATAATCCGTGCAAAGCATGACCGAATTCGTGGAATAAAGTTTCCGTTTCATCAAAGGTCAGTAAAGCTGGTAAATCTCCTGTGGGTTCTGTGAAATTGCAAGTAATAGTTACAATAGGATAAATACGTTTACCGTTTATATCTGCGCCGCCCTCTCTGAGTCCGGAACACCAGGCTCCCTGACCTTTTCCGGGACGAGGAAAATAATCCAAATATAACAATCCTACATGATCTCCGTTTGCTTCTTTAACTTCAAATACTTCTACTTCAGGCAGGTAAACAGGAATACCTTCGAGCTTTGTAAATGTAATTCCATATAATTTATTACTCAAATAAAACATTCCGTCTCTTACATTTTCAAGTCTAAAATACGGTTTAAGTTCATTTTCATCAAGATCGTATTTCTCTTTACGTAATTTTTCGGCATAATACCACCAATCCCAAGATTCGAGTTTAAATTTATTGCCTTCTTTATTACTAATTTTTTGTAAATCTTTCAATTCTTGTTTTGCAACATCAAGAGCAGGAGACCAAATATCTAAAATAAAATCTAAAACCGTAGTTGTTTTTTGTGCCATATTATTAGATATCTGATAATCAGCAAAAGAATTATATCCCAACAACTTAGCTTTTCTAACTCTTAACGTTGTAATATCTTGAATAATAGTTTTATTATCATTTTCATTATTATTATTTCCTCTCATGTAATAAGCTTTATAAAGCTTTTCACGAAGATCTCTTTTCTGGGAGAATTGAAGAAAAGGCAACATTGATGGTTTTTTAGTCGTAAATAACCATTTGCCTTCGCTTCCGTCATTTTTGGCAGCAATAGCGGCGGCGGCAATAACATTGTCCGGCAAACCGGCCAAATCATCTTCATTCTCAATGTACATCTTGAAATTATTGGTTTCTGAAAGAAGGTTTTCATCAAATTGTAAAAATAACATCGATAATTTACCGTTGATATCTTTTAAAGTTTCCTTATCCTGCGGAGATAAATTTGCTCCGTTTCTTACAAAATCGTCATAATATTTTTCCACAACTCTGATCTGATACCTATCAAGACCGCATTCATTACGGGTTTCGTAAACCGTTTTTATTCGATTAAAAAGTTTTTCATTCAAAGAAATCTCGTCACCATGTAGTGATAACATAGGTGAGATTTCTTGTGCAAGAGCTTGTATATCATCGTCAATATTATTAGATAAAATACAGAAAAATGCCGCACAAACCCTATTTAAATCTTCACCTGATTTATCAAAAGCGAGAATAGTATTTTTAAAATTAGGCGCTTCGGAATTATTAATTATTGCAGCAATTTCTTTATTATGTTTTTCGATACCGGCTTTTACAGCAGGTAAATAATGTTCCGTTTTGATTTTATCAAAAGGCGGTACTTCGAATGGAGTCTCATAAGTTTGTAATAAAGGGTTATTCATGTCAATGTTTTTTTCTGTTTTCTGATTTTTACACGCAACGAAACTCACACATATAGCGAGTGTTAGAATAAAAAGTTTTTTCATATAAATTCAATTTTATTTTGGCTACAAAAATAACTTTTTTAATTAAGAATTAAGAATTTGAATATTGATATTTATATCATTTTTTTATTTATTGCTAATTATCTTTATAATATAAAAAGTAAATTTGATTATAGATAATCTTAGAATTTACCTTCATATAATTCCGGAATAAAATATTTTAAATATTAATAAGTTAATTATTAACGATATATTCTCAATAATTTCTTACCTTTGCAAAATTTTTGATATGACAACAGATAATAACGAAAACTCTTTGCAAAAAAGGTTTTCATCAGATAAAAAGAACAACTCTGAGAGCAATTTTTATTCGGAAAGAAAAAGAAGTCCGCGGCCAAAGAGAAATGATAATATTCTTTCTTCGGATGATTATTCTATTTCGGAAACAGAGATTGAATATAATCCTAAAAGACGAAAAGAATTTAATAATAGAAAAGATGATAGA
Above is a window of Bacteroidales bacterium DNA encoding:
- a CDS encoding M3 family metallopeptidase, producing MKKLFILTLAICVSFVACKNQKTEKNIDMNNPLLQTYETPFEVPPFDKIKTEHYLPAVKAGIEKHNKEIAAIINNSEAPNFKNTILAFDKSGEDLNRVCAAFFCILSNNIDDDIQALAQEISPMLSLHGDEISLNEKLFNRIKTVYETRNECGLDRYQIRVVEKYYDDFVRNGANLSPQDKETLKDINGKLSMLFLQFDENLLSETNNFKMYIENEDDLAGLPDNVIAAAAIAAKNDGSEGKWLFTTKKPSMLPFLQFSQKRDLREKLYKAYYMRGNNNNENDNKTIIQDITTLRVRKAKLLGYNSFADYQISNNMAQKTTTVLDFILDIWSPALDVAKQELKDLQKISNKEGNKFKLESWDWWYYAEKLRKEKYDLDENELKPYFRLENVRDGMFYLSNKLYGITFTKLEGIPVYLPEVEVFEVKEANGDHVGLLYLDYFPRPGKGQGAWCSGLREGGADINGKRIYPIVTITCNFTEPTGDLPALLTFDETETLFHEFGHALHGLFSYSPYSRISGDMPRDMIELPSQILENWCSEPEMLEIYATHYETGEVIPNALIKKIQKTSTFNTGFNTTELLAATLLDLAWHNRMGVDKVDVNSFEKNSMTNYGLIPEILPRYRSTYFGHIFSGDGYAAGYYVYTWAEVLDKDAYQAFVESGDIFNKDLAAKFRKYILTECGNDEAMIQYFNFRGKEPSSVPYMKSRGLVKN